From one Marmota flaviventris isolate mMarFla1 chromosome 1, mMarFla1.hap1, whole genome shotgun sequence genomic stretch:
- the Kdm4b gene encoding lysine-specific demethylase 4B isoform X6: protein MGSEDHGAQNPSCKIMTFRPTMEEFKDFNKYVAYIESQGAHRAGLAKIIPPKEWKPRQTYDDIDDVVIPAPIQQVVTGQSGLFTQYNIQKKAMTVGEYRRLANSDKYCTPRHQDFDDLERKYWKNLTFVSPIYGADISGSLYDDDVAQWNIGSLRTILDMVERECGTIIEGVNTPYLYFGMWKTTFAWHTEDMDLYSINYLHFGEPKS from the exons ATGGGCTCTGAGGACCACGGGGCCCAGAACCCCAGCTGCAAAATCATGACGTTCCGCCCGACCATGGAGGAGTTTAAGGACTTCAACAAATACGTGGCCTACATAGAATCGCAGGGGGCCCACCGGGCAGGCCTGGCCAAG ATCATCCCCCCGAAGGAGTGGAAGCCCAGACAGACCTATGATGACATCGACGACGTGGTGATCCCCGCCCCCATCCAGCAGGTGGTGACCGGGCAGTCGGGCCTCTTCACGCAGTACAACATCCAGAAGAAGGCCATGACCGTGGGGGAGTACCGCCGCCTGGCCAACAGCGACAA GTACTGCACCCCGCGGCACCAGGACTTCGACGACCTGGAGCGCAAGTACTGGAAGAACCTCACCTTCGTCTCTCCCATCTACGGGGCGGACATCAGTGGCTCTTTGTACGATGAC GACGTGGCACAGTGGAACATCGGGAGCCTCAGGACCATCCTGGACATGGTGGAGCGCGAGTGCGGCACCATCATCGAGGGCGTGAACACGCCCTACCTGTACTTCGGCATGTGGAAGACCACCTTCGCCTGGCACACGGAGGACATGGACCTGTACAGCATCAACTACCTGCACTTTGGGGAGCCCAAGTCCTG A
- the Kdm4b gene encoding lysine-specific demethylase 4B isoform X5 yields the protein MGSEDHGAQNPSCKIMTFRPTMEEFKDFNKYVAYIESQGAHRAGLAKIIPPKEWKPRQTYDDIDDVVIPAPIQQVVTGQSGLFTQYNIQKKAMTVGEYRRLANSDKYCTPRHQDFDDLERKYWKNLTFVSPIYGADISGSLYDDDVAQWNIGSLRTILDMVERECGTIIEGVNTPYLYFGMWKTTFAWHTEDMDLYSINYLHFGEPKSWSPQVPSPRPLRVEECTVLQAPNHSGTQMF from the exons ATGGGCTCTGAGGACCACGGGGCCCAGAACCCCAGCTGCAAAATCATGACGTTCCGCCCGACCATGGAGGAGTTTAAGGACTTCAACAAATACGTGGCCTACATAGAATCGCAGGGGGCCCACCGGGCAGGCCTGGCCAAG ATCATCCCCCCGAAGGAGTGGAAGCCCAGACAGACCTATGATGACATCGACGACGTGGTGATCCCCGCCCCCATCCAGCAGGTGGTGACCGGGCAGTCGGGCCTCTTCACGCAGTACAACATCCAGAAGAAGGCCATGACCGTGGGGGAGTACCGCCGCCTGGCCAACAGCGACAA GTACTGCACCCCGCGGCACCAGGACTTCGACGACCTGGAGCGCAAGTACTGGAAGAACCTCACCTTCGTCTCTCCCATCTACGGGGCGGACATCAGTGGCTCTTTGTACGATGAC GACGTGGCACAGTGGAACATCGGGAGCCTCAGGACCATCCTGGACATGGTGGAGCGCGAGTGCGGCACCATCATCGAGGGCGTGAACACGCCCTACCTGTACTTCGGCATGTGGAAGACCACCTTCGCCTGGCACACGGAGGACATGGACCTGTACAGCATCAACTACCTGCACTTTGGGGAGCCCAAGTCCTG GTCACCCCAAGTCCCATCCCCACGACCCCTGAGGGTGGAGGAATGCACGGTTCTCCAGGCTCCAAACCACTCAGGCACCCAGATGTTCTAG